One Sagittula stellata E-37 genomic window carries:
- the gpmI gene encoding 2,3-bisphosphoglycerate-independent phosphoglycerate mutase: MKPVILTILDGWGLREETANNAPALAKTPTIDRLMATCPHATLITHGPDVGLPTGQMGNSEVGHTNIGAGRVVAMDLGQIDLAIEDKSFFENKAILDFCGAVNEAGGKVHLAGLTSDGGVHAHVSHMIAAAKMMRDQGLEVWLHILTDGRDTDPKCALKYIANLRKELDIPEENTGPVRFASVIGRYYAMDRDNRWERVEAAYRAMTAYADSDADAFPNGGTHPTPEAAIKAGYDQRGEGDEFIKPSVIEGYQGFGEGDGLFFLNFRADRAREILAAIAAPDFDGFAREKPALSACLGMVQYSEAHEKYMTTAFPKREIVNTLGEWVAKHDKTQFRLAETEKYPHVTFFLNGGKETPEPHEDRFMPKSPKVATYDLQPEMSAGEVTEKFLDAIGKGYDLIVVNYANPDMVGHTGDLDAAIKACEAVDHGLGQVVEKLEQTGGALLVIADHGNCETMVDPETGGPHTAHTTNLVPVILFGGPDGASLADGRLADVAPTLLALMDLPQPDEMTGKSLIR; the protein is encoded by the coding sequence ATGAAACCCGTCATCCTCACCATTCTCGACGGCTGGGGCCTGCGCGAAGAGACGGCGAACAACGCCCCCGCGCTGGCGAAAACCCCGACAATCGACAGGCTTATGGCGACTTGTCCGCATGCCACGCTGATCACCCACGGTCCGGACGTGGGCCTGCCGACCGGGCAGATGGGGAACTCCGAAGTGGGGCACACCAACATCGGCGCGGGCCGGGTGGTGGCCATGGACCTCGGCCAGATCGACCTCGCCATCGAGGACAAAAGTTTCTTCGAAAACAAGGCGATCCTCGATTTCTGCGGTGCCGTTAACGAAGCGGGCGGCAAGGTGCACCTGGCGGGCCTGACGTCCGACGGTGGGGTGCACGCCCATGTCAGCCACATGATTGCCGCCGCGAAAATGATGCGGGATCAGGGGCTTGAGGTCTGGCTGCACATCCTGACGGACGGTCGCGACACCGATCCGAAATGCGCGCTCAAATATATCGCTAACCTTCGTAAAGAGCTGGACATCCCCGAGGAGAACACCGGGCCGGTGCGCTTTGCCTCGGTCATCGGGCGATACTACGCCATGGACCGCGACAACCGCTGGGAACGGGTGGAGGCGGCCTACCGCGCCATGACCGCCTACGCAGACAGCGACGCCGACGCCTTCCCGAACGGCGGCACGCACCCCACGCCAGAGGCCGCGATCAAGGCCGGTTATGACCAGCGGGGCGAGGGCGACGAGTTCATCAAGCCTTCTGTCATTGAGGGATATCAAGGGTTTGGAGAGGGCGACGGCCTGTTCTTCCTGAACTTCCGGGCGGACCGAGCGCGGGAAATCCTCGCCGCCATCGCCGCGCCGGACTTCGACGGTTTCGCGCGTGAGAAGCCCGCGCTGTCTGCCTGCCTCGGGATGGTCCAATACTCCGAGGCGCATGAAAAATACATGACCACCGCCTTTCCGAAGCGCGAGATCGTTAACACTTTGGGCGAATGGGTGGCGAAGCACGACAAGACGCAGTTCCGGCTCGCCGAGACGGAAAAGTACCCGCATGTGACCTTTTTCCTGAACGGCGGCAAGGAAACTCCGGAGCCGCACGAAGACCGCTTCATGCCGAAGTCGCCCAAGGTCGCGACCTACGACTTGCAGCCGGAAATGAGCGCGGGCGAGGTCACGGAGAAGTTCCTTGATGCCATCGGCAAAGGGTATGACCTGATCGTCGTGAATTACGCGAACCCCGATATGGTCGGCCACACAGGCGATCTGGACGCGGCCATCAAGGCCTGCGAGGCGGTGGACCATGGCCTTGGTCAAGTGGTTGAGAAGCTGGAACAAACCGGCGGCGCGCTGCTGGTGATCGCCGATCACGGCAATTGCGAGACGATGGTCGATCCGGAAACCGGCGGTCCGCACACGGCGCATACGACGAACCTGGTGCCGGTTATCCTGTTCGGTGGACCGGACGGCGCGTCCCTGGCGGACGGGCGGCTTGCCGATGTGGCGCCGACGTTGCTGGCTTTGATGGACCTTCCGCAACCCGATGAAATGACAGGAAAAAGTCTGATCCGTTGA
- a CDS encoding murein hydrolase activator EnvC family protein → MKRLALLLTLAATPLAAQDAGEDARRAAEALEAASVQLDGAEDAQDRVSALTDTIRAYEDGLAAMREGLRAAAIRQTELERKLEAQNQEISQLLGVLTAMGGRASPGALLHPMGPLGTARSGMLVAAVTPGLAAQAADLRADLEEVTALRDLQQNAAHTLAEGLKGVQEARTDLSQAIADRTDLPKRFTEDPVRTAILISATETLQGFASGLSQIAEGEEEATPLPDIEDLRGTLPLPVRGVLLRAAGDPDAAGVTRPGIVIATRPGALVTTPTAATIRYNGPLLDYGLVTILEPSPDILFVFAGLDLVYGEIGEVLPAGSPIGLMGGATNASTPGEGAGAGRSETLYIEVREGDAPNDPQQWFAIDKG, encoded by the coding sequence TTGAAACGCCTCGCGCTCCTTCTGACACTGGCCGCCACGCCGCTTGCCGCGCAGGACGCGGGCGAAGATGCGCGCCGCGCGGCAGAAGCGCTCGAAGCTGCCTCGGTGCAGCTCGACGGGGCCGAGGACGCGCAGGACCGGGTCTCTGCCCTGACCGATACGATCCGCGCCTACGAGGACGGGCTGGCCGCTATGCGCGAGGGACTGCGCGCCGCCGCCATCCGCCAGACCGAGCTGGAGCGCAAGCTTGAGGCCCAGAACCAGGAAATTTCCCAGCTTCTGGGTGTACTTACCGCAATGGGAGGGCGGGCGTCGCCGGGCGCGCTCTTGCATCCGATGGGGCCTTTGGGAACCGCCCGGTCGGGTATGCTGGTCGCCGCCGTGACGCCGGGTCTGGCGGCGCAGGCCGCCGACCTGCGCGCCGATCTCGAAGAAGTCACCGCCCTGCGCGACTTGCAGCAGAACGCGGCGCACACACTCGCCGAGGGGCTGAAAGGTGTGCAGGAGGCGCGTACCGACCTCAGTCAGGCCATTGCCGACCGCACCGACCTGCCCAAGCGGTTCACGGAGGACCCGGTGCGGACGGCCATTCTGATCTCCGCCACCGAGACGCTGCAGGGCTTCGCCTCCGGCCTTAGCCAGATCGCGGAAGGCGAAGAAGAGGCCACGCCGCTGCCCGATATCGAAGACCTGCGCGGCACCCTTCCGCTGCCTGTGCGGGGGGTCCTGCTGCGCGCCGCGGGCGATCCCGACGCTGCTGGAGTGACCCGTCCGGGCATCGTGATCGCCACCCGACCCGGCGCGCTGGTGACCACGCCGACCGCCGCAACGATCCGCTACAATGGACCGTTACTGGACTACGGGTTGGTGACGATCCTCGAACCGTCACCCGATATTCTCTTTGTTTTCGCCGGGTTGGACCTCGTCTACGGCGAGATAGGAGAGGTGCTGCCAGCGGGCAGTCCGATCGGTCTCATGGGTGGGGCCACAAATGCGTCAACTCCGGGTGAAGGGGCTGGCGCCGGGCGTTCGGAAACGCTCTATATAGAGGTCAGAGAGGGCGACGCGCCCAATGATCCACAGCAGTGGTTCGCAATCGACAAGGGATGA
- a CDS encoding S41 family peptidase, translating into MQKFVMAAVAGTLASVVATTQFVGPLVAQEQGKSATVYEQLDLFGDIFERIRAQYVEEVEPSELIEAAINGMLTSLDPHSSYLPPDDAADMRVQTRGEFGGLGIEVTQEEGFVKVVSPIDGTPAMEAGVEAGDFITHVDGESVLGLTLDQAVDLMRGPVGSEIVITVVREGEEEPFDVSIIRDTIKLTAVRARTESDAVVLRVTTFNDQTYPNLAEGLAEQVEELGGMDNVNGVVLDLRNNPGGLLTQAIRVSDAFLEKGEIVSTRGRDPADGDRYNATPGDLAEGKPLVVLINGGSASASEIVAGALQDHHRAIVVGTKSFGKGSVQTVMPLRGDGAMRLTTARYYTPSGRSIQALGVSPDIVVEQPRREPDATEEEEATNVFSRSEADLRGRLDNDSLTEEEIQQIEDDRAKAEAAAKLREEDYQLAYAIDILKGLSKLAPTDQ; encoded by the coding sequence ATGCAGAAATTCGTGATGGCCGCAGTGGCGGGCACCTTGGCCTCCGTGGTCGCGACGACGCAATTCGTCGGCCCGCTGGTGGCGCAGGAACAAGGCAAATCCGCCACCGTCTATGAGCAGCTCGACCTCTTTGGAGACATCTTCGAACGCATCCGCGCGCAGTATGTGGAGGAGGTCGAACCCTCCGAGCTGATCGAGGCGGCGATCAACGGGATGCTGACCTCGCTCGACCCGCACTCCTCCTACCTGCCACCCGACGACGCCGCCGACATGCGCGTCCAGACCCGCGGCGAATTCGGCGGCCTCGGCATCGAGGTGACGCAGGAAGAGGGCTTCGTGAAGGTCGTGTCTCCCATCGACGGCACCCCTGCAATGGAGGCAGGCGTCGAGGCCGGGGACTTCATCACCCACGTGGATGGCGAAAGCGTGCTGGGCCTGACGCTTGATCAGGCGGTGGACCTGATGCGCGGCCCGGTCGGGTCCGAGATCGTCATCACCGTGGTCCGCGAGGGCGAGGAAGAGCCTTTCGACGTCTCGATCATCCGCGACACCATCAAGCTCACAGCCGTCCGCGCCCGCACCGAAAGCGATGCCGTGGTGCTGCGGGTGACGACCTTCAACGACCAGACTTACCCCAACCTCGCCGAAGGTCTGGCGGAGCAGGTGGAAGAGCTGGGGGGCATGGACAACGTCAACGGTGTCGTCCTCGACCTGCGCAACAACCCCGGCGGTCTGCTGACACAGGCGATCCGCGTCTCTGATGCCTTCCTCGAAAAGGGCGAGATCGTTTCGACCCGTGGCCGCGATCCGGCTGACGGCGACCGTTACAACGCCACTCCGGGTGATCTGGCCGAGGGCAAGCCGCTGGTGGTTCTCATCAACGGCGGTTCAGCCTCCGCGTCGGAGATCGTCGCCGGCGCCCTGCAGGACCACCACCGCGCCATCGTCGTGGGCACGAAGTCCTTCGGCAAGGGCTCTGTCCAGACGGTCATGCCGCTTCGTGGCGACGGTGCAATGCGCCTGACCACAGCGCGCTACTACACGCCGTCCGGCCGCTCGATCCAGGCACTGGGCGTGTCGCCGGACATCGTGGTGGAACAGCCCCGCCGTGAGCCCGACGCAACGGAGGAGGAAGAGGCAACCAACGTCTTCTCCCGCTCCGAAGCCGACCTGCGTGGCCGTCTCGACAACGACTCCCTGACGGAGGAAGAGATCCAGCAGATCGAGGATGACCGCGCCAAGGCAGAGGCAGCCGCCAAGCTCCGCGAGGAGGATTACCAGCTGGCCTACGCCATCGACATCCTGAAGGGCCTGTCGAAACTGGCCCCGACCGACCAGTGA
- a CDS encoding MipA/OmpV family protein codes for MTLTYRLSVLALAASALPAAAQERALTFELGLGVQSGPAYEGSDEYVVGPALGASVSTFRLLGLNVDRGDGMGFGFGPSFRYLAERKASDYSRLTGIDDVDAAFELGGRVSYRWPTVEVWGAVRKGVTGHDGVVGDLGSDVIHDYGQGTEVRFGPRLSFANDEYMDTYFAVPTGAALPAYSADGGLYTAGLEFTVRHDFSEAWAVEGALGWNRLVGDAADSPVVQDRDSGSVSVKVIRTFDWRW; via the coding sequence ATGACGCTGACCTACCGGCTTTCCGTTCTGGCGCTGGCCGCCTCGGCCCTGCCCGCCGCCGCGCAGGAGCGCGCGCTGACCTTCGAACTGGGCCTTGGCGTGCAGTCCGGCCCGGCCTACGAGGGGTCGGACGAATACGTTGTCGGTCCGGCACTGGGCGCGTCGGTATCCACGTTCCGCCTGCTGGGTCTGAACGTCGACAGGGGCGACGGCATGGGCTTTGGCTTCGGCCCGTCCTTCCGCTACCTCGCGGAACGCAAGGCCTCCGATTATTCCCGCCTGACCGGCATCGACGACGTGGACGCGGCCTTTGAACTGGGTGGCCGGGTGTCCTACCGCTGGCCCACGGTGGAGGTCTGGGGCGCGGTCCGCAAAGGTGTCACCGGGCACGACGGCGTGGTCGGCGACCTCGGCTCGGACGTGATCCACGACTACGGTCAGGGCACGGAGGTCCGCTTCGGCCCGCGCCTGTCGTTTGCCAACGACGAATACATGGACACCTATTTCGCCGTCCCCACCGGCGCGGCGCTGCCAGCCTATTCGGCGGACGGCGGTCTGTACACGGCGGGGCTGGAGTTCACCGTGCGGCACGACTTCTCCGAAGCCTGGGCGGTCGAGGGCGCGCTCGGCTGGAACCGGCTGGTGGGCGACGCGGCCGATTCCCCGGTGGTGCAGGACCGAGACAGCGGATCGGTCAGCGTGAAGGTTATCCGGACGTTCGACTGGCGGTGGTGA
- a CDS encoding lytic murein transglycosylase: protein MFRMACIGLGIAILGTGPVYAETLQTSLRPKARGPLVVRHVEEVVSRASGLGDSLRDDLLAPRRSTRPAIRPAALKPRTAAVAAAPVTAVSVSPAKAAAFARWVDGFRPRALSQGVSARTFDAAFRGVTFDPKVVERDSSQAEFAKGIWDYLDSAASDTRVNNGRSALAQHRALLDRIEAHYGVDKEVVLAVWGMETAYGSYRGSNHIIQSMASLAFDGRRRSFFERQLVAALQILEQGDTTPDRMTGSWAGAMGHTQFMPTSFQSLAVDFTGDGRRDIWGDDPSDALASTANYLKKNGWIAGQPWGVEVVLPRGFDYDQTNVERMPSSWARLGVLGTDGKPVPDYGAATVLLPAGHEGAAFLVFKNFRVIKRYNAADAYAMGVGHLADRIMGGPKFQGSWPRDNRPLTSSERKELQTRLTQAGYDTKGVDGRIGPMTLQAIRGYQRRAGLVPDGYASMELLKKLR, encoded by the coding sequence ATGTTCAGGATGGCCTGTATCGGGCTGGGGATTGCAATCCTCGGCACGGGTCCCGTGTACGCGGAGACTCTGCAGACGTCGCTGCGCCCCAAGGCGCGCGGCCCCCTTGTCGTGCGCCACGTCGAAGAGGTGGTCAGCCGGGCCAGCGGCCTGGGTGACAGCCTGCGCGACGACTTGCTGGCGCCCAGACGATCCACGCGCCCGGCCATCCGCCCGGCGGCCCTGAAACCGCGCACCGCGGCCGTGGCCGCAGCCCCCGTCACCGCTGTCAGCGTCAGCCCCGCCAAGGCAGCCGCCTTTGCCCGCTGGGTCGACGGTTTCCGCCCGCGCGCCCTGTCTCAGGGCGTCAGCGCAAGGACCTTCGACGCAGCCTTCCGAGGGGTCACATTCGATCCGAAGGTGGTGGAGCGGGACTCCTCCCAGGCAGAATTCGCCAAGGGCATCTGGGACTACCTCGACAGCGCCGCATCGGACACGCGCGTGAACAACGGTCGGTCCGCACTGGCCCAGCACCGTGCGCTGCTCGACCGGATCGAGGCGCACTACGGTGTCGACAAGGAAGTCGTGCTGGCCGTCTGGGGCATGGAAACCGCCTACGGCAGCTATCGTGGCTCCAACCATATCATCCAGTCCATGGCCAGCCTCGCCTTCGACGGGCGGCGGCGCTCGTTCTTCGAAAGGCAGCTCGTGGCCGCCTTGCAGATCCTCGAACAGGGCGACACGACACCCGACAGGATGACCGGGTCATGGGCCGGAGCGATGGGTCACACGCAGTTCATGCCCACGTCCTTCCAGTCGCTCGCCGTGGATTTCACCGGCGACGGACGCCGCGACATCTGGGGCGACGATCCGTCCGACGCGCTGGCTTCGACCGCCAATTACCTGAAAAAGAACGGCTGGATAGCCGGGCAGCCGTGGGGCGTCGAAGTCGTCCTGCCGCGCGGGTTCGACTATGACCAGACGAACGTGGAGCGCATGCCCTCCTCCTGGGCGCGACTGGGTGTTCTGGGCACCGATGGCAAGCCCGTCCCCGACTACGGCGCGGCGACTGTCCTGCTGCCCGCCGGGCACGAGGGCGCGGCCTTCCTCGTTTTCAAGAACTTCCGCGTCATCAAGCGCTACAACGCGGCTGACGCCTACGCGATGGGTGTGGGCCACCTGGCCGACCGGATCATGGGCGGGCCCAAGTTTCAGGGCTCATGGCCCCGTGACAACCGACCGCTGACCAGCTCCGAACGCAAGGAGCTTCAGACCCGGCTGACACAGGCAGGGTATGACACAAAGGGCGTGGACGGACGCATCGGCCCGATGACGCTGCAGGCGATCCGGGGGTATCAGCGCCGTGCCGGGCTGGTGCCGGACGGCTACGCCTCCATGGAGCTGCTGAAGAAACTGCGCTGA
- a CDS encoding helix-turn-helix transcriptional regulator — protein MSRTHRLFQLMSALRRLPSPVTAARLAEETGVSPRTLYRDIDTLRELGAVIDGEAGFGYRLIEDAHLPPLGFDDEELEALILGLREVAAVADPALAEAAESALAKLRARLPERQAHRLRHAVLNAHRFAPPPRPTIDARALRRACWDEEQVSFDYTDKNGAATRREVKPLTVMLFDNSHCLLAWCCLRRDFRAFRLDRMLDLQRTGQSFRPERVPLLRDYNDTSDARIRASSGWDLRKSPDTGYGCGKRNER, from the coding sequence ATGTCCCGCACCCACCGCCTGTTCCAGCTGATGTCCGCCCTGCGCCGCCTGCCGTCGCCGGTGACTGCCGCGCGTCTGGCCGAGGAAACCGGCGTCTCGCCACGCACGCTCTATCGCGACATCGACACGCTGCGCGAACTGGGTGCCGTGATCGACGGCGAAGCGGGATTCGGCTACCGGCTGATCGAAGACGCGCACCTGCCGCCCTTGGGCTTCGACGACGAGGAGTTGGAGGCGTTGATCCTCGGCTTGCGGGAGGTGGCCGCCGTCGCCGACCCGGCGCTGGCGGAGGCGGCGGAATCGGCTTTGGCCAAGCTGCGCGCACGCCTGCCCGAACGGCAGGCCCACCGGCTGCGCCATGCGGTCCTGAACGCCCACAGATTCGCCCCGCCGCCCCGGCCAACCATCGACGCACGCGCGTTGCGCCGCGCTTGCTGGGACGAAGAGCAGGTGTCCTTCGACTACACAGACAAGAACGGAGCCGCGACCCGGCGCGAGGTGAAACCCCTGACCGTCATGTTGTTCGACAACAGCCATTGCCTTCTGGCATGGTGTTGTCTTCGCAGGGATTTTCGTGCCTTCCGGCTGGACCGGATGCTGGATCTGCAAAGGACGGGCCAGTCTTTCCGGCCTGAACGGGTGCCCCTGCTGCGCGACTACAACGACACGTCTGACGCGAGGATTCGCGCATCGTCGGGATGGGACCTTCGCAAATCGCCCGATACGGGTTATGGTTGCGGCAAAAGAAACGAGCGGTAG
- a CDS encoding glutathione S-transferase family protein, with translation MLKLMTFPAGFGEPSLSPFCVKAMILLDLSGQAWEPEWLMMPPSIGYGKLPILRTPDGPVPDSNFILAWLETQGADLFPGLDAGQRAQAHAIIRMVEEHLRLFLVNDRWVRDDGWAVLEPAVFGAMPRPLRLVVPGLARKGIRKTLQSQGIGKFSDAHAAQAAAADLDVLQQRLGEGPWLFGSRPSAVDAAALPVLSALDKLPGDTPARHALRERGSLMAYVTRGRAQLYPERFRTPTAAAA, from the coding sequence ATGCTGAAACTGATGACCTTCCCCGCCGGCTTTGGTGAGCCAAGCCTGAGCCCCTTCTGCGTCAAGGCCATGATCCTGCTGGATCTTTCCGGGCAGGCGTGGGAGCCGGAGTGGCTGATGATGCCCCCTTCCATCGGCTACGGCAAACTGCCGATCCTGCGCACGCCGGACGGCCCGGTGCCCGACAGCAACTTCATCCTCGCATGGCTCGAAACACAGGGCGCGGACCTGTTTCCCGGCCTGGATGCGGGGCAGCGCGCGCAGGCCCATGCGATCATCCGCATGGTGGAGGAGCATCTCCGCCTGTTTCTGGTCAACGACAGATGGGTGCGCGACGACGGATGGGCCGTGCTGGAGCCTGCCGTCTTCGGGGCCATGCCCAGACCGCTGCGTCTCGTGGTGCCGGGACTGGCGCGCAAGGGCATTCGGAAGACGTTGCAAAGCCAAGGAATCGGCAAGTTCTCGGACGCGCATGCGGCGCAGGCTGCAGCAGCCGACCTCGACGTGCTGCAGCAGCGTTTGGGCGAGGGGCCATGGTTGTTCGGCAGCCGTCCCTCGGCGGTGGACGCCGCCGCCCTGCCGGTCCTTTCGGCGCTGGACAAGCTGCCCGGCGACACGCCCGCGCGACATGCCCTGCGTGAACGCGGCAGCCTGATGGCCTACGTGACCCGTGGACGTGCGCAGCTATACCCGGAGCGGTTCAGGACGCCTACCGCCGCTGCCGCGTGA
- the rnr gene encoding ribonuclease R: MTTLPTKQEILDWISENPALTAKRDIAKAFGIKGAARIDLKRLLKELESEGQLEKRKKTYRDPDRLPPVTVLQAKAPDANGDLFAQPLEWHGEGVEPTVLLVTRPGDPALGEGDRILARLQVVHEADHNYEARLIRRIGASPRKVVGLFRKTAEGGRILPIDKGSDKEWMVAPDATGGAKDGELVEAEQAGPKGRMGLPKARITLRLGDPSEPKAVSLIAIHQHGIPDDFPQEVLDEADAMKPAGLSGREDLRDLPLVTIDPSDARDHDDAVYAVADDDPKNAGGFLIWVAIADVAYYVRPGSELDREAKKRGNSSYFPDRVVPMLPDRLSGDLCSLHEGVPRACIAVRMKIDAEGNKLGQTFVRGLMRSPASLTYQEVQAAIDGEPNEKTGPLLDEVLKPLYAAYAALKSARERRQPLDLDLPERKVMLSEEGKVTSVAFTDRLDAHKLIEEMMVLANVAAAETLNAKDMPLLFRVHEEPSQDKLESLRDTAESAGLTLAKGQVLKTRHLNQLLHQAAGKDEAELINMATLRSMTQAYYSPKNFGHFGLALQNYAHFTSPIRRYSDLIVHRALIAAHKWGDDGLTAQEIERLEQTAQHISDTERRSMMAERDTNDRYLAAYLSDRLGAEFTGRLSGIAKFGIFVKLDETGADGLVPISTLGNEYFHFDRDAGTLMGADSGRIIALGMRAKVKLVEAAPVTGGIAFELLELDDDAYESRAGGRFGRGGARRGRSGPSPRRKLAKAKARDKKVKRKVTRQRR; encoded by the coding sequence ATGACAACCTTGCCCACCAAGCAGGAAATCCTCGACTGGATTTCCGAAAACCCGGCCCTCACCGCCAAGCGCGACATCGCGAAGGCCTTCGGCATCAAGGGTGCCGCACGCATCGACCTCAAGCGCCTGCTGAAAGAGCTGGAGTCCGAAGGCCAGCTCGAAAAGCGGAAGAAGACCTATCGCGACCCGGACCGCCTGCCGCCCGTGACCGTCCTTCAGGCCAAGGCGCCCGACGCCAACGGCGACCTGTTCGCGCAGCCGCTGGAATGGCATGGAGAAGGTGTGGAGCCGACCGTGCTGCTGGTGACCCGCCCGGGCGATCCTGCGCTGGGGGAAGGCGACCGTATCCTCGCCCGGTTGCAGGTGGTGCACGAGGCCGACCACAATTACGAAGCCCGGCTGATCCGGCGCATCGGTGCGTCGCCCCGCAAGGTCGTGGGCCTGTTCCGCAAGACCGCCGAGGGCGGTCGCATCTTGCCCATCGACAAGGGCAGCGACAAGGAGTGGATGGTCGCGCCCGACGCAACGGGCGGCGCGAAGGACGGCGAACTGGTAGAGGCGGAACAGGCCGGGCCCAAGGGGCGCATGGGTCTGCCGAAGGCGCGCATCACGCTGCGGCTCGGCGATCCGTCAGAGCCCAAAGCGGTCTCTCTCATCGCCATCCATCAACACGGCATCCCCGACGACTTCCCGCAGGAGGTGCTGGACGAAGCCGACGCGATGAAGCCCGCCGGTCTGTCCGGGCGCGAGGACCTGCGCGACCTGCCGCTTGTCACGATCGACCCCTCCGACGCGCGCGATCACGACGACGCGGTCTATGCCGTGGCCGATGACGATCCGAAAAACGCAGGCGGATTCCTGATCTGGGTGGCCATCGCCGACGTGGCCTATTACGTGCGCCCCGGCTCTGAACTGGACCGGGAGGCGAAGAAGCGCGGCAACTCCTCCTACTTTCCGGACCGCGTGGTGCCGATGCTGCCCGACCGGCTGTCGGGGGATCTATGTTCGCTGCACGAAGGGGTTCCGCGCGCCTGTATCGCGGTGCGCATGAAAATCGACGCCGAGGGCAACAAGCTGGGCCAGACGTTCGTGCGCGGCCTGATGCGCTCGCCCGCGTCGCTGACCTACCAAGAGGTGCAGGCGGCCATAGACGGAGAGCCGAACGAGAAAACCGGCCCGCTTCTGGATGAGGTTCTGAAACCGCTGTACGCCGCCTACGCCGCGCTGAAATCCGCGCGGGAACGACGCCAGCCGCTCGACCTCGACCTCCCGGAACGCAAGGTGATGCTGAGCGAAGAGGGCAAGGTCACATCAGTCGCCTTCACCGACCGGCTGGACGCGCACAAGCTGATCGAGGAGATGATGGTCCTTGCCAACGTCGCCGCCGCTGAGACGCTGAACGCCAAGGACATGCCGCTCCTGTTCCGGGTGCACGAGGAGCCGTCTCAGGACAAGTTGGAGTCGCTGCGCGACACCGCCGAATCCGCCGGGCTGACTCTGGCCAAGGGGCAGGTGCTGAAGACCCGCCACCTGAACCAGCTTCTGCACCAGGCCGCAGGCAAGGACGAGGCGGAGCTGATCAACATGGCGACGCTGCGAAGCATGACGCAGGCGTACTACAGCCCCAAGAACTTCGGGCACTTCGGCCTCGCGCTACAAAACTACGCGCATTTCACGTCGCCCATCCGGCGCTACTCCGACCTGATCGTGCACCGTGCCCTGATCGCCGCGCACAAATGGGGCGACGACGGCCTGACCGCGCAGGAAATCGAGCGGCTGGAACAGACCGCGCAGCACATCTCGGACACGGAGCGGCGCTCGATGATGGCCGAGCGGGATACCAACGACCGCTACCTCGCCGCCTACCTCAGCGACCGTCTGGGGGCCGAGTTCACCGGGCGCTTGTCCGGCATCGCAAAGTTCGGGATATTCGTGAAGCTGGACGAGACCGGCGCCGACGGGCTGGTGCCGATCTCGACCCTTGGCAACGAGTATTTCCACTTCGACCGCGACGCCGGGACCCTGATGGGTGCCGACAGTGGGCGGATCATCGCGCTTGGGATGCGCGCCAAAGTCAAGCTGGTGGAGGCCGCGCCCGTCACCGGCGGCATCGCCTTCGAACTGCTGGAGCTGGACGACGACGCCTACGAGAGCCGGGCGGGCGGGCGGTTCGGACGTGGCGGTGCGCGGCGGGGCCGTTCCGGGCCGTCGCCGCGCCGCAAGCTCGCCAAGGCCAAGGCCCGCGACAAGAAGGTCAAGCGCAAGGTCACGCGGCAGCGGCGGTAG
- a CDS encoding RNA pyrophosphohydrolase, whose product MTPEDIAKLPYRRNVGVMLVNADGHAFVGQRADRQPHEPPAWQMPQGGIDKGEDPRAAALRELTEETGVTPDLVTVEAETEGWIAYDLPHDIVPRIWKGRYKGQEQKWFLLRFHGTDDQIRLDADEHQEFTEWRWLPADEVVAQIVPFKRPVYEQVIAAFRGRL is encoded by the coding sequence ATGACGCCCGAAGACATCGCCAAGCTGCCTTATCGCCGCAACGTCGGCGTGATGCTTGTGAACGCGGACGGCCATGCCTTTGTCGGCCAGCGTGCCGACCGGCAGCCGCACGAGCCGCCCGCATGGCAGATGCCGCAGGGGGGTATCGACAAGGGCGAGGACCCGCGCGCCGCCGCCCTGCGCGAGTTGACCGAGGAGACCGGCGTGACGCCCGACCTTGTCACCGTCGAGGCCGAGACCGAGGGCTGGATCGCCTACGATCTGCCGCACGACATCGTCCCGCGCATCTGGAAAGGCCGCTACAAGGGGCAGGAGCAGAAGTGGTTCCTGCTGCGGTTCCACGGCACCGACGACCAGATCCGGCTGGATGCGGACGAACATCAGGAATTTACCGAATGGCGCTGGCTGCCCGCCGATGAGGTCGTGGCCCAGATTGTGCCGTTCAAGCGGCCCGTGTACGAACAGGTCATTGCCGCGTTCAGGGGCCGCCTGTGA